The following are from one region of the Hymenobacter radiodurans genome:
- a CDS encoding DUF4295 domain-containing protein → MAKKVVATLKVAGGKDWAKVIRAVKSPKTGAYTFREEMVLVDKVQEYLASGTK, encoded by the coding sequence ATGGCTAAGAAAGTAGTAGCAACCCTGAAAGTAGCGGGCGGAAAAGACTGGGCTAAAGTCATTCGCGCCGTGAAGTCGCCAAAAACTGGCGCTTACACCTTCCGTGAGGAAATGGTGCTCGTAGACAAAGTACAGGAGTATTTGGCCTCCGGGACCAAGTAA
- the rpmG gene encoding 50S ribosomal protein L33, whose product MAKKGNRVQVILECTEHKNSGQPGTSRYITTKNRKNTPERIELKKFNSVLKKMTVHKEIK is encoded by the coding sequence ATGGCTAAGAAAGGAAACCGGGTGCAGGTAATCCTGGAGTGCACCGAGCACAAGAACTCGGGCCAGCCAGGCACCTCGCGCTATATCACTACGAAGAATCGTAAGAACACTCCTGAGCGCATTGAATTGAAGAAATTCAACTCTGTGCTGAAGAAGATGACCGTTCACAAGGAAATCAAGTAA